Part of the Drosophila kikkawai strain 14028-0561.14 chromosome 3L, DkikHiC1v2, whole genome shotgun sequence genome is shown below.
AAAAGAGAGACGAAAATAGTTGGTTAGTTGGAGTGCAACACACGTAGAAAgttgtagtttttgtgtagtTAGAGCGTGAAGACGGCGACGATCGCCTCTGTCCGACAGTGTTGGTCAACGTATCGCACCGTTTGAGGTTaggtttaatttttgaaaatgataaCGATGGAAGCAAGGACGATGATGCTGGAGAgggtaaacaataaataaaagaaaagaaaaaaagaaatcaaccGACGAGGAGTGTTCTTATCTAAAAGCTATACTgacttttttgtgtgtgtatttaaATCTACTTTTGACAAGAAACCAAACTTGGAACTCGTTTGTTTTGCGtctgtattttgttttaatttaatgcgttttactttagttttttaactaattttaagtagttaatttattatttgtctTAAAATCGCAGAGACCCCATTCAAGATTCAAGATTGCTTGGGTTTCTCGCCCCCTGATTGAAGAACTCTCTCGCCTGAGGAGCGAATCGATTAAATTTGATGCAAGTGTtgaagtaatttttaaaatgcaaacaaaaaaatgtctAGTGCgtaaaattgaaaactaaaaacaacaaaacaatttcaataaaaaacctaaaaaacaaaaaaactaattcaaaaAATACCTTTCgttttgagtgtgtgtgtttttaccTCGTTTCGTTTTGCGTTTCAATTCGATGTGATTTCTTAGTAGTAGAATGTTCGCTATTTGAATTAACAGTCTAAGCTTACTCACACCCCAAACCCAATAGTTTGCAGTAacaaattcttaaattaaattaattattgacTCTACTAAATTGAATTGTGTTTCAAACAGCAGGAGACAAACTTAGTCGTCTTAGTCGTTGTTTAGGGGCGGGCAGAGAGCAGAGTGTGAGATTGCGAGCGGGaggaataaataaacattttttaattaagccaATTTAAGGAAAtgatgaatatatatttttttgaaactTTTTTGACGAAACCAAGAATATAAacaaaggaaacaaaaaacgaaaaacaaaatgaaagcaAAAGCGGAGCCAGTAGTAGGAATGAACGCTAGGCAAATCGAAGGGACAAACAGGATGGCGGAATGAAGGAAAACAAgctcattaaatttaaaagtaaataaggaaaatataaaaaaaaaggaatacaGTTTGGTATGGAGGGAATGGAGACGATGCCGAAGGGAAAGGAACAAAACACGACGACAAAGGCGTAAACTAACTTTAAGTAAGCGTAAAATGCAAGCAGCTAATTAAACTTAGAAACAGAAATACTTAAATGAGAGTAATGTACATTTCGCTTGTTgctatttttaagttttaaatcaAAGTCTTTTAAAGAACTTTATTCATTTTTCTTATTAACAatgataaaaacaaaaaacgacaaaaaaaaaaaagaaatcaagcaAGCAAATGCGCAAACTGGTAAAAATAAATCAGAAGAAGAAAAACTACATCTCTCTTTGTAAATCCTCCAGGACACAAAACTGAGGGAAGATCGATCGAAAGCATGAGGAATCCTTTTCAACTCTCTGTGTATTTTTTAAGGTATTATTTTTTGCATCAATGTGACgcttttaagcattttttatAAGGCGAAagaattgtatttaaaactcTAGTAAAAGCTAAAAAACGAACACGAAAAACCTAAAACCTAAAAAGAAAACGGAGAAATGAcgagaaacaaaaaatgcgGAAAAGCGAAATCTTTGctaaaacttttaaatttatacgcGTACTTTTTGTGCCCTCAACTTGAATGCAAGAGATCATACATTAAAAACTGAATTGGAGATCAAGAGATGAAAGCTAAAAccccaaaataaaacaaaaagcaagaGCGTGTCACGATGGAAAATTAGTTTAAGCAAAACATTTTGCAGCTTTTGTGCTTATTTCGCTTAAGACTAGTTGAACaagaaaaacccaaaaccaaaaaaaggaaaaaacagaaagtaaatgatgaaaaaaaaattaaatctaatTGTAAGTAAAAAAGAAATGAGAATAGATCAGTGTAGAACAGAACAGAGAATGCGAGAGAATCAAGCTAGAGGCAGCCGAGCGAGGGCAGGACGAAAGTCCTGGTCCCCCCGACTCGAGGCGAGACAGAAAGCATTAAACCGAAAACATAGCAAAAGATTTAAATGTGGACGAGGGACGGTGGAGTCGAAGAACACACACAAACgtaaaaacaagaagaaaacGTCTCTTTGGTAAGAAAAAGTAAAACCTAAAGAGCAAAAATGCTGTcatccaaaaaccaaaaacaagaaaaaaaaaaaatgaaactgaacTTTTTCTGAATCAATAAAAGACAAATTGATTTTCtgtaagaaaacaaaaatctgatgcattttttatttaagggtGTGGGGGTCATGAAATCCCAGTTGGGGATGAGAAAGTAATTCCTTTTTATTACAGAAGGGTTAGCCTTGCAATGGCTGCTGTGTCCTATGTCCTGTCATCCCCCTACTGGGGGTGTTCCTCCCTTAGGCTATCTTCTTGTGTGAGTGTACAGACCCAGCTCATCGTCTCATAAATAAAGCCTGTTCGCTTTTTGGGGGGACGGAAGTGGAAATATGGAGAGCCTGCCACTGAAGCACTCCTAGTGAGTGTGCCTAGGCAGCCGCAAGGAtgaaccgaaaccgaaaccgaaaaacGTTGACAGCCGTTCGTCCTGCTGATTTTCCTGCTATCCTGTTCGTTTGACTTGTTTGATGGTTTTATGAGTGTCAAAACTTGACATTTTTATGACAGGCAATCGCCATTTCATTGTTATTGCAAGGAAAACAGCGTTTTAGGGGGGGAAACTAAGGTTTTCCGGAGGGGTGAAAAGTCGGCCAAAGCCTTTATACCCCCACAAATACAGACAGGCGGCCACTTCCGGTGCTGAATCGGGGGATGCTGTGTGTATAAGTGTGCGCCACCAAAAATGCTATAAAACCAACACACTGTCGCAACACATACATTTGAGTGCGCGTTTTGTATCTACACTGgaacaaattttgaaaatatgttgaaattaatatatttataatcgAAAACTTAATTTACTTGGTCGCTGATAATTATCAGGgatcataaatattaaatataattcgtAATTGTTAAGGCTGAGCTGAGAAATCTTAATAAATACTTTGTTTTTTCCAGTGCAGGAGCCGAACCTCCCCcccaaaagaaaagaagaaaagcaTTAAAAGCGGGTCGTCGGCACATTTGTTTGCCTTCCTGcttgtttgtttactttccTGCCGTTGTTTCGCTTTCGCATTTTTGCTCTCCGGCTGGGCGACATCTTGTCGAATTTTCTGTGCACCTGTTAGcggcttgttttttgttgtaattgtaTGTGTGACGACAAAACAGTTTCCACTTTCCACCTAACGAAATTTTAGCGATACAGACAGAGTTGGGGTGTTTGTAGGGTGACTGCAGAAAGTATGCTAtgttttttaagtaatttatgcAGTAATTGGATTATATATTAACCTGTGCATTAACATGCCCGATgatattgtgtattttttacaattttaattttattaattaattcttaatttttgaaaaaccGCTTGGTATATTGTTTGATTAACTTTGGAAAACAAACCAAATATTAATAATCCATAACTAaggcaaaaatgcattaatttcaattcggaaagctgctctgagttagtttttctaaggttaacaaatctgcttactgaatttaatttaaatagttatcttaaattttatatattattttaaaacccaATCCTAAAAAATGTGTAACCAACTGCTAATTTGAAGcaccaaatatatattttgggaCAGCCTAAATGTaggcaattttaaaaatatacacggcgttaatttcatatattttttaagtattgcAAAGCAAGACCATCCTTGTAAATCCcattacaaattaaaacaagacATGTTATGCCAgtttcaatttatatttatttattgttttatatcTAGTTCAACTGCCATTCGGGTTTTCTGATAGGCATATGCAAATTCCATTAGTTCGTGTACAGAAAACTgtttaaactataaaaactgaCACTGTGGCTGCTGTGGAGCCGTACAAAACCGAATTTGTTAACTGTTTGGACATAGGCTATATTCGCTATACGCTATATTCGGTCCCACATCCGATATCAATTTTTGTGGCCTTGGACAAATGGAAACAATGGCTAACAAATTACGAACTACGCGGAAACAaaatcatatataaaaatcgtTAAATTTACACACCATTATCAGCTGGCTCACTTGCCGCCGAAGCCTCCCATCAGGTTCCCCAGGCCGCCCAGTCCGCCCGCCGCTCCCTGCTGGAGCTGTCGCATCATGTTCTGGAGACCGCCCACGCCGCCCATCTGCTGCAGCATTCGCGGATCGATCATCTTGGCCATCTGCTGGTTGAGCTTGGCCATCTGGTTGGGATTCACGTTCTTGGTCATATCGCCCTGCTTGAACAGGCCCTTGACGCCGCCCATCTTCTTCACCACCGCCGCAAACTTGGTGTAGTGGGCAATCAGCTCCTTGACCTCGCGCTCCAGGACGCCAGCGCCTTGGGCCACGCGAATGCTGCGGTTGGGCTGCTTACTGAACAGCTTCGCTCCGTCTCGGTTGTCCAGTTCGTTGTCCGACATGCTGTCCATCATGGTCATCATGCGCTTGATTCTCGCCATCGACTCCTGTTCACCGCCCTTGGTCATGAAGTCCTGCGAGAAGCCGGGTATCATGTTCATGATCTGCGAAAAAGGACCCATCTTCATGATGTTCTGGAACTGTTCGTACATGTCACGGATGGTGAAGTGGCCGTGCTTGATCTTCTCGAGGAGCTCCTCGTTGCCGTCCAGCTTCAGCTCATTGACCTGAAAATCAGAAGAGTTAAAATTGGATTCCAAGTCCAGATTGCTTACCCCGCCTCACCTTATCTATCAGACCCTCGATGTCGCCCATGCCGAGCAGCTTGCTCACAAAGGGTTTCGTCTTAAAAGGCTCCAGGTCATCGATGTGCTCGCCCGTGCCGATGAAAATGATTGGCGACTGAGTGGCAGCCACGGCTGACAAGGCACCTCCTCCCTTGGCATGGCCGTCCAACTTGGTGATGATCACCGAACCGATGTCCACCTTGTCCTTGAAGGCCTTCGCCTGGGCCTCACAAGCCTGCCCAATGGTGGCGTCCATCACGAATATAATATTGTCGGGACTGACGGCATTCGACACCGCCAACATCTCCTCGAACAGCGACTCCTCCTGCTTGTGCCGACCCGATGTGTCCACGATAATCATCTCGAAGCCCTCGCGCTTGAACATGTCGACGCCCTCCTGGGCGATGACCACTGGGTCGATTTCCGTGTAGCTGCCGTAGAAGGGGATGCGCGCCTTGGTGGCGTTCTGCTTGATCTGGTCATAGGCGCCGGCACGGAAGGTGTCCGCGCACACGAGGCACGACTTCCAGTTGCGCTTTTGGTAGTGATAGGCCAGCTTGGTGCACGTGGTTGTCTTTCCGGAGCCCTGCAGGCCCACGAACATGATCACGTTCGCCTTGCCCTTGATGGGCTGGTAGGGCTTCACCCCGGGATCCACCAGCTTGACGAGCTCCTTGAAAACGGCAGACTGGATCATGCGGCGCTTGTTGAGGCCGCCGGCCATCTCATCGAAGTCAATCACGGCGCGCACATTCTCGCGCAGCTGCTTCACCAGCCGGATGTTCACGTCCGCCTCCAGGAGGGCGGCGCAAATCTCCTTGAGCATCGCATTGAGCGCCTCCTCGTTGATGACCGTCGCCTTGCTGAGCGAGTGCAGCGCGGTGGTTATCTTCCGCCCCAAGTCCGCTAGAACCATCTTGCTGGTGGTATGTGTGTAGGTGGCGTGGGGTATGAACTACTGGCAGCCTCTGAATTTTGTGGGGCTCAGAAAACAGGCAGAAaacgtatattttttatattttggacTTTCTTCGCCTGACACGTCGATGTGGAAGAGGAAGAGCGTGCTGACCACTGTCCATTCGCAGGGATGCACGGCCTGTCAAAACAAAGGCGTCTATCGGTTATCGGTGTGCGGTTCGTTGTGAATGGCCAAGGCGGGAAGAGGAAGCAACGGTTTGAAAAACTCGCGAATTTCTCGCGctctgtgtttgtttgttaatttttatggGTGTCAAGGAGTTGTGGACTGTCCTGACGCCCCACGCCGAACGCAAGCCCATCAATGAGCTGCGGGGCAAGAAGGTGGCCATTGACTTGGCCGGCTGGGTGTGCGAGTCGCTTAATGTTGTGGACTACTTTGTGCATCCTCGCCACCATTTAAAGTGAGTTTATTTGCAAATttatacataatttaaattaattttgaatattttttaaaccccACAGAAACCTATTCTTTCGCACTTGCTATCTGATTTGGGAAAAGGTCACTCCCGTCTTCGTTTTGGAGGGAGTTGCTCCCAAGCTCAAGAGCCAGGTCATAGCCAAGCGGAATGAGCTGCAATTTCGGGGAGTTAAACCCAAGGAGGCCTCGGCAGGTAGCTCCCAAGCTCCAAAGGGCGACAAGGGTCGCACCCGGTTCAACCATGTCCTCAAACAGTGCGAaacattgctgctgtctatgGGAATCCAGTGTGTCCAGGGCCCAGGCGAAGCGGAGGCTTACTGCGCCTTTCTCAACAAGCATGGCGTGAGTTTTGATATACTTTTCAGTTAATATAAACTCTTTTTAACGATTTCCCTTAAGTTAGTTGACGGCGTCATAAGCCAGGACTCGGATTGCTTTGCTTATGGAGCTGTTCGGGTTTACCGCAACTTCTCGGTGTCCACCCAAGGAGCTCAGGCGGCGTCTGGGGGTGCTGTGGACATCTACGACATGAGGGAGATCACAGCCCGCATGGACTTTGGTCAACACAAGATTATAGTGATGGCTTTGCTTTGCGGCTGTGACTACTGTCCCGATGGCATCGGTGGCATAGGCAAGGATGGCGTCTTGAAGCTCTTCAACAAGTATAAGGAGACGGAGATTCTGGCCAAGTAAGTCAAGGAAACACTTTATACCTCGATCACAGATCATTTCCCTTTTTAGGCTTCGAAACTGGCGGCAGGAGACCAGCAAATACAATGCCCTCGAGATTCGTGTGGACGACAAGTCTGTGTGCAGCAACTGCGGGCACTTGGGCAAGACCCAAAGCCACACCAGAAGCGGCTGCAGTGAGTGTCGAACCCATCGAGGCTGCGATGAGAGCCTCTGGAAGTAAGCCATATCCCGAGAGGGTCAtcttttacatatttttaaaccaaacaTCCCCCCAGGGAACAGCGTTTATCCATTAAGGCGGAACTTGCCTTGCGCCGGAAGGCTTTGTTAGCTCCTGAATTTCCCAACGAGGAGATCATAGCCGAGTTCCTCAGCGAACCGGACACCATCCCTAGCATAAATCTCAACTGGCGGCAGCCGAATCTCGTCAAGTTCATCAAGCAAATTGGGCATCTTCTGCAATGGCCGGAGATCTACTGCTTCCAGAAGTTCTTTCCCATTCTTACACGCTGGCAGGTGCAGCAATCAAAGCAGGAAAAGGCTTTGATTGAGCCGCGAGAGATCCTTAAGAAGCGCACGGTCAAGGGAGTGGCCAGCTTGGAGCTGAAATGGCATGATCCTAGCGGTAGTTTCAAGGGTCTCATACCCGATGAACAGGTGGCCGAGTTTGAGCTGGAGCATCCAAAGGGAATCGAAGAGCTGTTCTACACCATTGAGCCTTTGGATATGATGGAACAGGCCTTTCCAGACTTGGTAAGTGCCTTCTTCAAGTCCAAGGAGAAGCCTCCCAAGAAAACCACGCGAAAGAAGAAAACAGCTTCAGAGGAAAAGGAGAATGAGCCGGAACAGGAAgtgaaaccaaaaccaaagcgAGTTGTTCGAAAGAAAAAAACTCCCGCCGAACCAGGTCAACCTTTATTGCAGCAATTCCTGAACCGTGGAAAGGAAAGCCACCAAACTCCCATCAAGAGTTCTCCTTTACAACAGCGCCAGCAATGCTCCTCTACTCCCATTACCAAGTGCTTGCCCTCTGATCTGGAAAGCGACTGCGACGAGGAAGAGTTTAATATGTCCGATATTGTCAAAGGGATCATAAGCAATCCCAAGGCAAGACCAGCTTTGTTGACCCAGCACCAAGGACACCAGTTGCACTATGAGCCTATGGCCGAAGATTTGAGTTTAAGGCTGGCCCAGATGAGTCTAGGCGGCGAAGAGGAGGCGCAGACTAAGAGAGATCTTTCTCAAATGGAGCAACAGCCGCCGAGCAGTAAACGTTTCTCCCTGGATGACAGCTTTGATAGATTGGTGAATGGAAATCCTAGAAAGGCCTCACATATCATAGAGCCGGCCAGGACACCAGTGGAGCGATTTAAGCTAAAGCAACGCCTCAGCATCAGGATTCCAAGTCCTGTGAAGCCGCTGGCTAGTGTGAGTTTCTTCTTCAACCAAAGCAGCGACCAGGGAGATGCCTTCGAGGAGCTGATGAACTCCAGTTTGTTGATTGAGAAAAACAAAGAGGAGGTGGAAAGAGAAGATGAGGAGGATAATGAGGATGAAGAGGAGGATCAGGATAGCCAGCAGGAGGatgagaaggaggaggagcaggatgaGGAGCAAGAAAATGAGCAGCAAGAGGACGAGGATGATGACCTCATCGTAATCAGTGATTAAACAGTTTCCGCATTTTATTCACAATAGAAAACATTAAAGGGGAAAGCTAAGCTCTAAGCTCTCACACTTTTTGGAGGGCGATATAATCACAACTAGCGCTATAACCTACAGATAAAGCTTGGCGAAGGCGTTCGCCTGGGCCAGTGCCTGCTCCAGCTGCTCCTCGAACAAATTGCTGACTCTCCGGCCCTTCATGTTGCACACAAACCGATGATCCTGACCCTTGGGCGAGGCCACTTGACCACCAAAAGTGTCAGCGAAGGATTGCAGCCAGCTGGAAGCATTGAATTTGTCACCGATACAACTGGCTGGCACGCAGCAGCGCGCCTTGACCACACTGTCGCACATGCTGACCACCAGGATGGGTCGATCCGGACACAGTTTGGTGGCACGCTGCAGCGGGATTTCCTCCACCAGGGCGGAGCTAGTGATATAGTGCAGAATGAAGGGGTGGCTGGCGAGAGGCTTCTCCTGGAGAAGGTTGCGCATCTCCACTTCCACAAATTCccttttataagaaattggatTTAGGAAAACTAGAAAACAGGCAACATTTCAATCTTACTTCAGAGTTGTGCGCGAAGAGTCCTTGATTCTCTTGAGCATCTCATTGAGACGCTCCAAAGTGTCCATCTTGAAGGCATATGGCAGCTTGATATCTGTGTGCAGCATGTTGTGGCGGATGGTCTGCAGCTCCGCCTCGGTGGCATTGGTGATCTTGTCGGTCTGGAACTGCTTCTCGAGAAGATCCACGCGATGACGCAGCAAGGCAGCGGTTTTGAGAACCTGGGATAAGTTTATAAAATGGGATAAGAACCAGAATTCACTTTCAGGTGAGACTTTAACACACATTCTCCGCCGCCTGGCCAGCCACAGCGGTGAAGGCAAAGCGCGCCCGATTGGTCTGCTTGAGATTGACAATGCAGAAGCAGGAAAGCTCGCTGGTGTTGGTGGCATGAGTGCCGCAGCACAACTCTTTGGAGCTCAGCTGCAGCTCTTGGCTTTCCACATTGACTAGACGCAGTCCTTGCTCTGGATACACCTCCCCAGGCACCATGGTAATGTCATTCTGCTGCAGGACTTGGGCGGCACTCAAGAGCTCCACCTTAACAGGTGTGGCAGAGCAGATGATGCGGCTAAGGGGGAAAGGTTGATGTTACTACCAAGGAAGCAAGTAGCAGGCTTTCAACTCACTTGATTAGATCCTCAATGAGCTGGACATCGCTCTTCTGTATGCGCTTGCCCAGCAGTCCCACCTCGAGCTTGCACTGATCGCTGGTCACCGA
Proteins encoded:
- the Srp54k gene encoding signal recognition particle subunit SRP54; its protein translation is MVLADLGRKITTALHSLSKATVINEEALNAMLKEICAALLEADVNIRLVKQLRENVRAVIDFDEMAGGLNKRRMIQSAVFKELVKLVDPGVKPYQPIKGKANVIMFVGLQGSGKTTTCTKLAYHYQKRNWKSCLVCADTFRAGAYDQIKQNATKARIPFYGSYTEIDPVVIAQEGVDMFKREGFEMIIVDTSGRHKQEESLFEEMLAVSNAVSPDNIIFVMDATIGQACEAQAKAFKDKVDIGSVIITKLDGHAKGGGALSAVAATQSPIIFIGTGEHIDDLEPFKTKPFVSKLLGMGDIEGLIDKVNELKLDGNEELLEKIKHGHFTIRDMYEQFQNIMKMGPFSQIMNMIPGFSQDFMTKGGEQESMARIKRMMTMMDSMSDNELDNRDGAKLFSKQPNRSIRVAQGAGVLEREVKELIAHYTKFAAVVKKMGGVKGLFKQGDMTKNVNPNQMAKLNQQMAKMIDPRMLQQMGGVGGLQNMMRQLQQGAAGGLGGLGNLMGGFGGK
- the Gen gene encoding flap endonuclease GEN, whose amino-acid sequence is MGVKELWTVLTPHAERKPINELRGKKVAIDLAGWVCESLNVVDYFVHPRHHLKNLFFRTCYLIWEKVTPVFVLEGVAPKLKSQVIAKRNELQFRGVKPKEASAGSSQAPKGDKGRTRFNHVLKQCETLLLSMGIQCVQGPGEAEAYCAFLNKHGLVDGVISQDSDCFAYGAVRVYRNFSVSTQGAQAASGGAVDIYDMREITARMDFGQHKIIVMALLCGCDYCPDGIGGIGKDGVLKLFNKYKETEILAKLRNWRQETSKYNALEIRVDDKSVCSNCGHLGKTQSHTRSGCSECRTHRGCDESLWKEQRLSIKAELALRRKALLAPEFPNEEIIAEFLSEPDTIPSINLNWRQPNLVKFIKQIGHLLQWPEIYCFQKFFPILTRWQVQQSKQEKALIEPREILKKRTVKGVASLELKWHDPSGSFKGLIPDEQVAEFELEHPKGIEELFYTIEPLDMMEQAFPDLVSAFFKSKEKPPKKTTRKKKTASEEKENEPEQEVKPKPKRVVRKKKTPAEPGQPLLQQFLNRGKESHQTPIKSSPLQQRQQCSSTPITKCLPSDLESDCDEEEFNMSDIVKGIISNPKARPALLTQHQGHQLHYEPMAEDLSLRLAQMSLGGEEEAQTKRDLSQMEQQPPSSKRFSLDDSFDRLVNGNPRKASHIIEPARTPVERFKLKQRLSIRIPSPVKPLASVSFFFNQSSDQGDAFEELMNSSLLIEKNKEEVEREDEEDNEDEEEDQDSQQEDEKEEEQDEEQENEQQEDEDDDLIVISD